Proteins from a genomic interval of Nostoc sp. TCL240-02:
- a CDS encoding S-layer family protein, whose translation MTTNSIWLGLCIGIVPLMVMPVSAQIIPDSTLNTTVSQSGDNFTIINGNRVGNNLFHSFSQFSVPSNGSAFFNNAADIQNIFSRVTGGSVSNIDGLIKANGGANLFLLNPSGIIFGANAQLNIGGSFIGTTAESIKFSDGAEFSAISPQANPLLSINVPIGLQMGSNPSSIQVQGTGHTLTITSNLAPLIRTPSPTELQVQPGKTLALVGGNLNLNGATLNAETGQIELGSLGGSGLVTLVPNTQGYTLGYENGQSFGDIQLAHKSLLNVSGVNAGSVQIQGRKIKLTDGSLVLTTNLGNLPSGNIHLQASEAIDIIGTTADAKIRSGIRSEILGRGTGANISIITPQLRLQQGAGLNNTAFAVADSGKIQIEASTIELSGSSSLNPTGVTSITTTARGTATAGDISINSDRLLVSDGAALSSVAFGNGSSGQVSIHNSDTIIRGDNPAGLYSNISALTYGTGSAKTLTLDTARLQVLDGGVVAGTSFFIGNGGDIRINATESIQISGRSRLNQSSINSSVLKSEPLIRKLFSLPDILTANAGNVSVTTPNLILQNGGTLSVTNQGSGNGGNLNITADRIQLKNQGLIQAQTESGNGGNISLQVEKFLLIRDRSQITATAGGSGDGGNININVPIVAGLENSDIIANAVKGRGGNIQIATQGIIGLQYRPQITGENDITASSQFGVSGTVQINHIGVDPNSGLVELPANVTDPSQQIASACSANQGSRFVATGRGGIPQNPNQDVTSDRTWSDIRDISAYRKTGEITTQTPASSELFVQATGWHRNTQGKIELVANKSSVQVQQSLSTCAAMPN comes from the coding sequence ATGACAACGAACTCTATTTGGTTGGGTCTGTGCATTGGAATAGTGCCGTTGATGGTAATGCCTGTCAGTGCCCAGATAATTCCTGATAGCACTTTAAATACTACTGTCTCTCAAAGTGGCGATAACTTTACCATCATTAACGGTAATCGAGTTGGCAACAATTTATTCCACAGCTTCAGCCAATTTTCAGTTCCTAGCAACGGCTCGGCTTTTTTCAACAATGCCGCAGATATCCAAAATATCTTCAGTCGCGTCACTGGAGGTAGTGTTTCCAACATTGATGGTTTAATTAAAGCCAATGGTGGCGCTAATCTATTTCTGCTCAATCCCAGTGGGATTATTTTCGGTGCGAATGCCCAACTTAATATTGGCGGCTCATTTATTGGGACAACTGCTGAGAGCATTAAATTTAGTGATGGTGCTGAATTTAGCGCAATTAGTCCCCAAGCTAACCCCTTATTAAGCATCAATGTTCCCATTGGGCTACAAATGGGTAGTAATCCTTCTTCAATACAAGTTCAAGGTACAGGACATACCTTAACTATTACCAGTAATCTGGCTCCTTTAATTCGTACTCCTAGCCCAACAGAGTTGCAAGTACAACCTGGAAAAACCCTGGCGCTGGTGGGTGGTAATCTGAATCTGAATGGAGCAACCCTAAACGCCGAAACAGGACAAATAGAATTAGGTAGCTTGGGAGGTTCAGGATTAGTTACTTTAGTTCCAAACACTCAAGGTTATACGCTTGGGTATGAAAACGGGCAAAGCTTTGGTGATATTCAACTAGCACATAAGTCACTGTTAAATGTCAGTGGGGTAAATGCGGGTTCGGTTCAGATTCAGGGACGCAAGATTAAATTAACTGATGGATCGCTAGTGCTGACAACAAATCTCGGCAATCTCCCGAGTGGTAACATCCACCTTCAAGCATCAGAAGCGATCGATATTATTGGCACAACAGCCGATGCCAAAATTCGCAGTGGGATTCGTAGTGAAATCTTGGGTAGGGGAACTGGTGCAAATATCTCTATCATCACTCCTCAGTTAAGGCTTCAGCAAGGGGCAGGGTTGAATAACACAGCATTTGCAGTTGCAGATAGTGGCAAAATTCAGATTGAAGCCTCAACAATAGAATTATCTGGCTCCTCTTCCCTCAATCCAACTGGCGTTACTAGCATTACGACTACTGCACGCGGTACTGCTACTGCCGGTGATATCTCCATCAATTCCGATCGCTTGCTAGTGTCTGATGGTGCAGCATTATCTTCTGTTGCCTTTGGTAATGGCTCTAGCGGTCAGGTAAGCATCCACAACAGTGACACTATAATTAGAGGAGACAATCCCGCCGGACTTTACAGCAATATTAGCGCCCTCACCTACGGTACTGGCAGCGCCAAAACCTTGACACTGGATACTGCAAGATTACAAGTGTTAGATGGAGGAGTGGTTGCCGGAACCTCATTTTTTATCGGTAATGGAGGAGATATTAGGATAAATGCCACAGAATCCATCCAAATCAGTGGTCGCAGTCGATTAAATCAAAGCAGCATTAACTCCTCCGTTCTCAAGTCAGAACCATTAATCCGCAAGTTATTTAGTTTGCCAGATATACTAACGGCAAATGCTGGTAATGTCAGCGTGACTACACCTAATCTGATATTGCAAAATGGCGGTACTTTGAGCGTTACTAACCAAGGTAGTGGTAATGGTGGCAATCTTAACATCACAGCCGATCGCATCCAATTAAAAAATCAAGGTTTAATTCAGGCACAAACAGAATCTGGTAATGGTGGCAACATCAGCTTACAAGTCGAAAAGTTTTTGTTGATCCGCGATCGCAGCCAAATAACTGCAACAGCTGGCGGTTCAGGGGATGGGGGCAATATCAATATTAATGTACCTATCGTTGCTGGGTTGGAAAACAGCGACATTATTGCTAATGCAGTTAAAGGACGTGGGGGTAATATTCAAATCGCCACACAGGGAATTATTGGCTTACAATATCGTCCTCAAATCACTGGTGAAAATGATATTACTGCCAGTTCACAGTTTGGTGTTAGTGGTACGGTACAGATTAATCACATTGGTGTCGATCCAAATTCTGGCTTAGTGGAATTGCCAGCAAATGTTACCGACCCATCCCAGCAAATAGCTAGTGCTTGTTCTGCAAATCAAGGCAGTCGATTTGTCGCAACAGGACGGGGTGGGATACCGCAAAATCCCAATCAAGATGTGACGAGCGATCGCACTTGGTCTGATATCCGCGATATCTCTGCATACCGCAAAACTGGCGAAATCACGACGCAAACCCCTGCATCCTCAGAGCTTTTTGTCCAAGCTACAGGTTGGCATCGTAACACTCAGGGAAAAATTGAGTTAGTTGCAAATAAATCTTCTGTTCAGGTACAACAATCATTGTCAACTTGTGCTGCAATGCCAAACTAA